The following proteins are co-located in the Imtechella halotolerans genome:
- a CDS encoding DUF4199 domain-containing protein, with amino-acid sequence MNLKLEIKWALIFTMATLFWSLLEKVTGLTSTHIDKFPYFTNIFAVLAITIYILAMKAKRKNLGGVLPWKKGFSFGILMTGYIFILTPLSLYITLKWIMPEFFNNTIQWAVTNNKMSLYEAENYFTFNNYLLQSLITVPLMGAVTSAIIALFLRKKK; translated from the coding sequence ATGAATTTAAAACTAGAAATAAAATGGGCATTGATTTTCACTATGGCTACTCTTTTTTGGTCTCTCCTAGAAAAAGTTACCGGCCTGACCTCAACGCACATTGATAAATTTCCTTATTTCACGAACATTTTTGCCGTATTAGCCATCACCATTTATATCCTAGCCATGAAGGCAAAACGTAAAAACTTAGGAGGAGTGCTACCATGGAAAAAAGGCTTTTCATTTGGAATACTAATGACTGGTTATATATTTATTCTAACCCCATTAAGTCTGTATATTACATTAAAATGGATCATGCCTGAATTTTTCAACAACACTATCCAGTGGGCAGTAACGAATAATAAAATGTCTTTATATGAAGCAGAGAATTACTTTACATTCAATAACTACCTATTGCAATCGCTCATTACTGTTCCTTTAATGGGGGCCGTTACTTCAGCTATTATAGCTTTGTTTTTAAGAAAGAAAAAATAA
- the secA gene encoding preprotein translocase subunit SecA — protein sequence MNFLNSILKAFVGDKAQKDIKAVQPIIDQIKTFEATLGSLSHDELRSKTQEFKNSIREARAAIDEQINTLRGQIDTLTDIDEKEALYLQIDKLNDDAYQATEKALNDILPEAFAVIKETAKRFTNNPTIHVTATPFDRELSARFDFVTLEQDKAVWKNSWDAAGKEVTWDMIHYDVQLIGGITLHQGKIAEMHTGEGKTLVATLPVYLNALTGNGVHLVTVNDYLARRDSAWMGPLFQFHGLSVDCIDNHQPNSEARRKAYEADITYGTNNEFGFDYLRDNMAHTPADLVQRPHNYAIVDEVDSVLIDDARTPLIISGPTPKGELHEFNELKPLVANLVTKQRQHLTGVLADAKKLIAEGNVKDGGFLLLQVYRGLPKNKALIKFLSEEGIKQILQKTENIYMQDNNREMHKVDADLLFVIEEKNNQIELTDKGIEELSGAGGDKDFFIMPDIGIEIAAIEKQQLPIEEEAKLKDELFQEFSVKSERIHSMNQLLKAYTLFEKDVEYVVIDNKVMIVDEQTGRIMDGRRYSDGLHQAIEAKENVKIEAATQTYATVTLQNYFRMYRKLAGMTGTAITEAGEFWEIYKLDVVEIPTNRPIARHDREDLIYKTKREKYNAVIEEVTQLSHAGRPVLIGTTSVEISELLSRMLTLRKIQHNVLNAKLHKKEADIVAEAGNAGIVTIATNMAGRGTDIKLSEEVKKAGGLAIIGTERHDSRRVDRQLRGRSGRQGDPGSSQFYVSLEDNLMRLFGSERVAKMMDRMGLKEGEVIQHSMMTKSIERAQKKVEENNFGIRKRLLEYDDVMNAQREVVYKRRRNALKGERLKVDIANMIYDTCEVIVEGNKAANDYKNFEFELIKHFSITSPVTENEFGKVAGKELTQRIYKEALSHYESKMERNAAIAFPVIRNVYEDPNSRYERIVVPFSDGQQTLNVVTDLKKAYDSQGKQLIADFEKNISLAIIDDAWKTHLRKMDELKQSVQLAVHEQKDPLLIYKFEAFELFKSMIDKVNKDVISFLFKGELPTQNPENIREARLMQQPKENYQTSKEEVLNSDEMAAQHRAAGQTQQRPQVTETITRDQPKIGRNDRVTIKNVMTGESQTLKFKQAEPLLQKGEWVLTDSQ from the coding sequence ATGAATTTTTTAAATTCCATACTAAAAGCTTTTGTAGGTGATAAAGCACAGAAAGATATCAAAGCTGTTCAACCTATAATAGATCAAATCAAAACGTTTGAAGCCACATTAGGCTCACTTTCTCATGATGAACTTCGCTCAAAAACGCAAGAGTTCAAAAATAGTATCAGAGAGGCCAGAGCAGCGATTGACGAACAAATCAATACTCTAAGAGGTCAAATTGACACATTAACAGATATTGATGAGAAAGAAGCATTGTATCTTCAAATTGACAAGCTTAATGACGATGCATATCAAGCAACAGAAAAAGCGCTCAACGATATTCTTCCAGAAGCCTTTGCCGTTATTAAAGAAACAGCAAAACGCTTTACCAACAACCCCACGATTCACGTTACAGCTACCCCATTCGACAGAGAACTTTCCGCTCGTTTTGATTTTGTAACCTTAGAACAAGACAAAGCTGTATGGAAAAATTCTTGGGACGCGGCTGGAAAGGAAGTTACTTGGGATATGATCCATTACGATGTTCAGCTAATAGGGGGTATCACTCTACACCAAGGTAAAATTGCTGAAATGCATACTGGTGAAGGTAAAACACTGGTTGCAACCCTTCCAGTATATCTTAATGCACTAACAGGAAATGGAGTTCACCTAGTAACTGTAAACGATTATCTGGCAAGACGTGATAGCGCTTGGATGGGACCTTTGTTCCAATTCCATGGATTATCTGTTGATTGTATTGACAATCACCAACCCAACTCAGAGGCCAGAAGAAAAGCATATGAAGCCGATATCACCTATGGTACCAATAATGAATTTGGATTTGATTACCTTCGTGATAATATGGCCCATACGCCAGCTGATTTAGTTCAACGCCCACACAATTATGCTATAGTGGATGAGGTGGATTCAGTGTTGATCGATGATGCTCGTACCCCATTAATTATTTCTGGACCTACCCCTAAAGGTGAACTTCATGAATTCAATGAATTAAAACCTTTAGTAGCAAACCTAGTAACCAAACAACGTCAGCACCTTACTGGAGTTCTTGCAGACGCCAAAAAGCTTATAGCAGAAGGTAATGTGAAAGACGGTGGATTCTTACTACTACAAGTATATAGAGGATTACCTAAAAATAAAGCCCTCATCAAATTCCTTAGTGAAGAAGGTATCAAGCAAATACTTCAAAAAACAGAAAACATCTATATGCAGGACAATAACCGAGAAATGCATAAAGTAGATGCCGATTTATTATTTGTTATTGAAGAAAAAAACAATCAGATTGAACTTACTGATAAAGGAATTGAAGAGCTTTCGGGAGCAGGAGGTGATAAGGACTTCTTTATAATGCCTGATATCGGTATTGAAATAGCTGCCATAGAAAAACAACAGCTCCCTATTGAAGAAGAGGCAAAATTGAAAGACGAGCTATTCCAAGAATTTAGTGTGAAAAGTGAGCGCATTCATAGTATGAACCAGCTTCTTAAAGCTTACACTCTATTTGAAAAGGATGTGGAATACGTTGTAATTGATAATAAAGTCATGATTGTAGACGAGCAAACCGGACGTATAATGGACGGACGTCGCTACTCTGACGGATTGCATCAGGCAATTGAGGCCAAGGAAAATGTAAAAATTGAGGCAGCCACACAAACCTATGCAACTGTGACGCTTCAAAATTACTTCCGTATGTATCGCAAACTTGCCGGTATGACAGGTACAGCTATTACAGAGGCGGGTGAATTTTGGGAAATATACAAATTGGATGTGGTAGAAATACCTACTAACAGACCAATTGCTCGACATGACCGAGAGGACCTTATTTACAAAACCAAACGCGAAAAGTACAATGCTGTAATAGAAGAAGTTACCCAACTATCACATGCGGGTAGACCTGTACTTATTGGTACCACTTCTGTAGAAATATCAGAGTTACTTAGCCGTATGCTAACACTGCGTAAAATTCAACACAATGTACTTAATGCCAAGCTTCACAAAAAAGAAGCGGATATAGTTGCGGAAGCGGGAAATGCAGGAATCGTAACTATTGCCACAAACATGGCAGGTCGTGGAACAGACATCAAACTTTCGGAGGAGGTTAAAAAAGCTGGAGGGCTTGCAATTATAGGAACTGAACGTCATGACTCTCGTAGAGTTGACCGCCAGTTGAGAGGTCGTTCAGGACGTCAAGGAGATCCGGGAAGTTCACAGTTCTATGTCTCTCTTGAAGACAACTTGATGCGACTATTTGGATCGGAAAGAGTGGCTAAAATGATGGATCGTATGGGACTTAAAGAAGGTGAAGTAATTCAACACTCTATGATGACTAAATCTATCGAACGTGCACAGAAAAAAGTAGAGGAAAACAACTTTGGCATTCGTAAACGTCTATTGGAATATGATGATGTAATGAATGCCCAACGTGAGGTGGTTTACAAACGTAGACGAAATGCCCTTAAGGGTGAACGTCTAAAAGTTGATATTGCCAACATGATTTACGACACTTGTGAAGTAATTGTTGAGGGCAATAAAGCTGCTAATGATTATAAGAACTTTGAGTTTGAACTGATCAAACACTTCTCTATCACCTCTCCAGTTACTGAAAATGAATTTGGAAAAGTTGCTGGAAAAGAACTTACCCAGAGAATATATAAGGAAGCTCTTTCTCACTATGAGTCTAAAATGGAGCGTAATGCCGCTATCGCATTCCCTGTGATAAGAAATGTTTATGAGGATCCTAACAGCAGATATGAGCGTATAGTTGTACCTTTTTCTGACGGTCAACAAACTCTTAATGTGGTAACCGATCTTAAAAAGGCATATGATAGTCAAGGGAAACAACTCATTGCAGATTTTGAGAAGAATATTTCTTTAGCCATCATTGATGATGCATGGAAAACACATCTTCGAAAAATGGATGAATTAAAGCAATCTGTCCAGTTAGCAGTACATGAACAGAAAGATCCATTGTTGATTTATAAATTCGAAGCATTCGAACTTTTCAAATCAATGATTGACAAAGTAAACAAGGATGTTATTTCTTTCTTGTTCAAGGGGGAATTACCAACTCAAAACCCTGAAAATATTCGTGAAGCACGATTAATGCAACAGCCTAAAGAAAACTATCAGACCTCTAAAGAGGAAGTGCTTAATAGTGATGAAATGGCCGCACAACATAGAGCTGCAGGTCAAACCCAACAGCGACCACAAGTGACTGAAACCATTACAAGAGATCAGCCCAAAATTGGCCGAAATGATCGTGTTACCATTAAAAATGTGATGACAGGAGAAAGTCAAACTCTGAAATTTAAACAAGCAGAACCCCTGCTTCAAAAAGGGGAATGGGTATTGACAGACTCGCAATAG
- a CDS encoding sterol desaturase family protein has product METYATAVLIAIPFFIILIFIEIGYGYFVKKQMHKPMDTISSLSSGLTNSIKDTLGLAVVLVSYPFLKNHLAIFDIQSTWLTYTIGFIAMDFAAYWNHRLNHKVNYFWNQHVIHHSSEEFNLACALRQPISTLIGYFPLFLIPAAIAGVQPEVINIIAPIHLFLQFWYHTRYIGKLGWIEYILVTPSQHRVHHAINKEYIDKNLSAIFCVWDRAFGTFQEELEHIPPVFGVLKPVKTWNPILINFQHLWGLVVDAWRTKNYWDKMRIWFMPTGWRPSDVKESHPNKIVEDVYHMTKYDTKPATHKIFYAAFQLVASMIMLVLMLLNYTSIGFSMALLYAGFVFLSIFGYSSVMDNWKSGFWIELFRSLQGIAWITYFGNWMGIELHHSIQILFLISYFLFTIMASYYYTYMDQHSNSQLTTQI; this is encoded by the coding sequence ATGGAAACTTATGCAACTGCAGTGCTTATTGCCATCCCCTTTTTTATCATACTCATCTTCATTGAGATAGGATACGGCTATTTTGTAAAAAAACAGATGCACAAACCTATGGACACCATTTCGAGTCTGAGCTCAGGACTTACCAATTCCATCAAAGACACCCTTGGACTAGCAGTTGTGCTTGTATCTTATCCATTCCTAAAAAATCATCTAGCCATATTTGACATCCAAAGCACTTGGCTTACCTATACCATTGGTTTTATTGCTATGGACTTTGCAGCCTATTGGAATCATAGACTTAATCATAAAGTCAACTACTTTTGGAACCAACATGTCATTCATCATAGTAGTGAGGAATTTAACCTAGCTTGTGCACTTCGTCAACCAATCTCTACTCTCATAGGTTATTTTCCTCTATTCCTAATTCCTGCAGCTATTGCAGGTGTGCAACCCGAAGTAATCAACATCATTGCACCTATTCACCTATTTCTTCAATTTTGGTATCACACTCGTTATATTGGAAAGCTTGGTTGGATTGAGTATATATTGGTTACTCCTTCACAACACAGAGTACATCACGCGATTAATAAAGAGTATATTGATAAAAATCTTTCGGCTATTTTTTGTGTTTGGGATCGTGCTTTTGGCACATTTCAAGAAGAACTAGAGCATATCCCCCCAGTTTTTGGTGTGTTAAAACCCGTAAAAACATGGAATCCAATTCTAATCAATTTTCAACATTTATGGGGACTAGTAGTTGATGCCTGGAGAACAAAAAACTATTGGGATAAAATGCGAATATGGTTTATGCCTACAGGTTGGAGGCCATCAGATGTAAAGGAATCTCATCCCAATAAGATTGTCGAAGACGTATATCATATGACAAAGTATGATACAAAACCTGCTACACATAAAATATTCTATGCAGCTTTTCAACTAGTAGCATCTATGATCATGTTGGTACTAATGTTACTAAATTACACTTCAATAGGATTCTCTATGGCACTCCTTTATGCGGGCTTTGTATTTCTTTCTATTTTTGGTTATTCATCGGTCATGGATAATTGGAAAAGTGGTTTCTGGATAGAACTTTTCAGAAGCTTACAAGGTATAGCTTGGATTACTTACTTTGGTAACTGGATGGGCATTGAGCTACATCATTCGATTCAAATCCTATTCTTAATAAGTTACTTTCTTTTTACGATAATGGCAAGCTATTACTACACCTATATGGATCAGCATTCTAATTCACAATTAACCACTCAAATATAA
- a CDS encoding ABC transporter ATP-binding protein, which yields MSLINIKEIKRDFKLGSEVLHVLKGINLNIEKGEYVALMGPSGSGKSTLMNLLGCLDTPTSGTYILNGKDVSKLTDNELAEIRNKEIGFVFQTFNLMPRTTALDNVALPMVYAGISSNERKQRATEVLKDVGLADRMDHKPNQLSGGQRQRVAVGRALVNKPSIILADEPTGNLDSKTSIEIMNLFDEIHAKGNTVILVTHEEDIAKHAHRIIRLRDGMIESDERRSPVKAEKITL from the coding sequence ATGAGTTTAATCAACATAAAAGAAATAAAAAGAGATTTTAAACTAGGGAGTGAAGTCTTACATGTACTTAAAGGTATAAATCTCAATATTGAAAAAGGGGAATATGTTGCTTTAATGGGACCCTCTGGATCTGGAAAATCTACTTTAATGAACCTTTTAGGTTGTTTGGATACACCCACTTCTGGAACTTATATTCTTAACGGTAAGGATGTAAGCAAACTCACTGATAATGAACTTGCTGAAATCAGAAATAAAGAAATCGGTTTTGTCTTTCAAACCTTTAATCTTATGCCTCGTACTACTGCATTAGACAATGTGGCATTACCAATGGTATATGCCGGGATATCAAGTAATGAGCGTAAACAAAGGGCTACTGAAGTTTTAAAGGATGTGGGACTCGCAGATCGAATGGATCATAAACCAAATCAGCTTTCAGGTGGTCAACGCCAACGTGTAGCTGTAGGGCGAGCATTAGTTAATAAACCTTCCATTATTTTAGCTGATGAACCAACAGGTAATCTTGATTCTAAAACCTCTATCGAAATCATGAATCTTTTTGATGAAATTCATGCAAAGGGTAATACTGTAATTCTAGTAACCCACGAAGAAGATATAGCCAAACACGCCCATCGCATTATCCGTTTACGTGATGGTATGATTGAGAGTGATGAACGTAGATCCCCAGTAAAAGCAGAAAAAATAACTTTATAA
- a CDS encoding ABC-F family ATP-binding cassette domain-containing protein, with product MNYVSVENISKAYGERVLFENISFGINKDQKIAFIAKNGSGKTSLLNILTGRDEPDSGQIVSRNGIRMAFLSQDPELLDNLTIEETIFASDNPVLKIIQQYEKALENSEDTDAYQKAYDQMERFDAWDFETRYKQILFRLKLEDLQQKVASLSGGQKKRLALATILINTPDLLILDEPTNHLDLEMIEWLENYFTKENITLFMVTHDRFFLERVCNEIVELDNGVLYTYKGNYSYYLEKKEARQVQEQASVEKAKNLFVKELDWMRRQPKARTTKSKSRIDDFYVIKEKANQRRKDHQVQLEINMERLGSKIVELHGVSKSFKDRVILNKFTYNFLKGERVGIIGKNGTGKTTFLNILTKGVQPDLGKIVVGDTVKIGYYTQNGIEVKPDQKVIDVIKEFGEYIPLTKGKIISAAQLLERFLFDRKKQYDYVAKLSGGELKRLYLCTVLIQNPNFLILDEPTNDLDILTLNVLEDFLLDFPGCLLVVSHDRYFMDKIVDHLFVFRGEGVVEDFPGNYTDFRVYEDSVVPEIVDKKETVKKTWKKDANTGLSYHEQKEYGKLEKEIAQLEGEKTTIENAFAAGAITGETIQKESERLQIILEQLDSKTERWFELSMKMED from the coding sequence GTGAATTACGTATCGGTTGAAAATATATCTAAAGCTTACGGTGAGCGAGTTCTTTTCGAAAATATTTCTTTTGGAATCAACAAAGATCAGAAAATAGCGTTTATAGCTAAAAATGGTTCGGGAAAGACCTCTCTTTTGAATATCCTTACAGGGAGAGATGAACCAGACTCAGGACAGATAGTTTCTAGAAACGGAATACGTATGGCGTTCTTGTCTCAGGATCCAGAGCTTTTAGATAATCTAACTATAGAGGAAACTATATTTGCATCGGATAACCCCGTACTTAAGATTATTCAGCAGTATGAAAAGGCTTTAGAAAATTCAGAAGATACAGACGCCTATCAAAAGGCTTATGATCAAATGGAGCGTTTTGATGCATGGGATTTTGAAACCCGCTATAAGCAGATTTTATTTCGCTTAAAACTGGAGGATCTTCAACAAAAAGTAGCCTCATTATCAGGAGGGCAAAAAAAGAGATTGGCGCTGGCTACCATTCTTATTAATACGCCTGATTTATTAATTTTAGATGAGCCTACTAACCATCTTGATCTTGAAATGATCGAATGGCTTGAAAACTATTTTACCAAGGAGAATATTACTTTGTTTATGGTTACGCACGATCGATTCTTTTTAGAACGTGTATGCAATGAGATTGTAGAATTAGATAATGGAGTGCTGTATACTTATAAAGGGAATTATTCGTATTATCTTGAGAAAAAGGAAGCGAGACAGGTACAAGAACAGGCGTCAGTTGAGAAAGCAAAGAATTTGTTTGTTAAAGAGCTTGATTGGATGCGAAGACAACCTAAGGCTCGTACCACCAAATCGAAATCTCGTATTGATGATTTTTATGTGATTAAAGAAAAGGCCAATCAGCGACGTAAGGATCATCAGGTACAGCTAGAGATTAATATGGAGAGGTTGGGTAGTAAGATTGTGGAATTACATGGTGTATCTAAATCCTTTAAAGACAGAGTTATTCTAAACAAGTTTACCTATAATTTTTTAAAAGGGGAGCGTGTCGGGATTATAGGTAAAAATGGAACAGGTAAAACTACCTTCTTGAATATTCTAACTAAAGGTGTTCAGCCTGATCTTGGAAAAATTGTCGTAGGCGATACGGTCAAAATAGGATATTATACACAGAATGGAATTGAAGTAAAGCCAGATCAAAAAGTAATAGATGTAATAAAAGAGTTTGGAGAGTATATTCCACTTACCAAGGGTAAAATTATTTCTGCTGCTCAATTGTTGGAACGTTTCTTATTCGATAGAAAAAAGCAGTACGATTATGTGGCAAAACTAAGTGGCGGAGAATTAAAACGCTTATATCTATGTACGGTGCTGATTCAAAATCCAAATTTTTTAATTCTTGATGAGCCTACTAATGATTTGGATATACTAACACTGAACGTATTGGAAGATTTCTTGCTGGATTTTCCTGGTTGTCTTTTGGTAGTGTCTCATGATCGTTATTTCATGGATAAAATTGTTGATCATTTATTTGTGTTTAGAGGAGAAGGAGTTGTTGAAGATTTTCCAGGGAATTATACTGATTTTAGGGTCTATGAGGATAGTGTAGTACCTGAGATAGTTGATAAAAAGGAAACTGTAAAGAAGACATGGAAAAAGGATGCCAATACAGGCTTAAGTTACCACGAACAAAAAGAGTATGGTAAGTTAGAAAAGGAAATTGCCCAATTGGAAGGAGAAAAAACAACCATTGAAAATGCCTTCGCTGCAGGTGCAATAACTGGTGAAACCATTCAGAAGGAATCTGAGCGCCTACAAATTATACTTGAGCAACTTGATTCCAAAACAGAGCGGTGGTTTGAATTATCGATGAAAATGGAAGATTAG
- a CDS encoding O-methyltransferase: protein MSLFTQKFHRIISYFSFWMRSTNQHGVHSPFVYSMVTQCFYKKNTPESRNQIRKFIHTLLEDKHRITVKNLRRNSTILPAQKRPIKVITKKTGIPLKQALLLNRLTTYIGTTNALELGTSVGIGSASICLSNSDVKLTTIENCPETTLVAQSYFDRFDITNAYIRKDGFQSFLNSLSKETYDLIFLNVHQEEKETLSYIDQLIHHTHNDSIIILNDIYRSKEMTRAWINILQNPKVTLSIDTYHWGIIGFRKEQAKEHFCIRV from the coding sequence ATGTCATTATTTACACAAAAATTCCACCGGATTATTTCCTATTTTTCTTTTTGGATGCGTTCTACCAATCAACATGGTGTGCACTCACCCTTTGTTTACTCCATGGTTACCCAATGTTTTTATAAAAAAAATACACCAGAATCACGTAACCAAATTCGAAAATTCATACATACTTTATTGGAAGACAAACACCGTATTACAGTTAAGAATTTGAGAAGAAACTCAACCATATTACCTGCTCAAAAGAGACCTATCAAGGTCATTACTAAAAAGACTGGAATACCTTTGAAACAGGCATTACTATTAAATCGATTGACGACTTACATTGGCACCACCAATGCGCTTGAATTAGGCACCTCTGTTGGAATAGGTTCAGCTTCAATATGCCTTTCAAATTCAGATGTAAAACTGACCACAATTGAGAACTGTCCTGAAACGACTCTTGTGGCACAGTCGTACTTTGACCGATTCGATATTACCAATGCTTATATAAGAAAGGATGGTTTTCAAAGCTTTCTAAACTCTTTATCTAAGGAAACCTATGATCTTATTTTTTTAAATGTTCATCAAGAGGAAAAAGAAACACTTTCATACATTGATCAACTAATTCATCATACTCACAATGACTCCATAATCATCCTAAATGACATATACAGGTCAAAGGAAATGACTAGAGCCTGGATAAACATACTACAAAACCCTAAGGTTACTCTTAGCATTGACACCTACCATTGGGGGATTATAGGTTTCAGGAAAGAACAAGCAAAAGAACATTTTTGTATCAGAGTGTAA
- the msrA gene encoding peptide-methionine (S)-S-oxide reductase MsrA yields MERLIKWVILLFIITGSFSCSGQIEKKDRTTSSTQSKLKKAYFASGCFWCVEAIFESVKGVDEVISGYSGGTEPNPTYKQVSSGKTSHAEAVEVHYDPKIISFETLVKVFFGSHDPTTKNQQGPDYGPQYRSIAFYQNDNEKKIIEKYISDLESKKIYKQKIVTQVIPFMKFWPAEEYHQNFEKRNPTNPYVKNVSIPRLQRFQRKYPELLKKKHS; encoded by the coding sequence ATGGAACGACTTATAAAATGGGTAATACTTTTATTTATAATTACAGGATCATTTTCGTGTTCAGGCCAAATTGAAAAAAAAGATAGAACTACTTCTTCCACTCAAAGCAAGCTAAAAAAGGCGTATTTCGCTAGTGGTTGCTTTTGGTGTGTTGAAGCTATTTTTGAAAGTGTAAAAGGGGTTGACGAAGTTATTTCTGGTTATTCTGGAGGCACTGAGCCCAATCCTACGTATAAACAGGTAAGCAGCGGAAAAACTTCGCATGCTGAAGCGGTAGAAGTACACTATGATCCTAAAATAATTTCTTTTGAAACACTTGTAAAAGTTTTCTTTGGTTCACATGACCCTACCACAAAAAACCAACAAGGACCAGATTATGGCCCACAATATAGATCTATTGCCTTCTACCAAAATGACAATGAAAAGAAAATTATCGAAAAGTATATTAGTGATTTAGAAAGTAAAAAAATCTACAAACAGAAAATTGTTACCCAGGTAATTCCATTTATGAAGTTTTGGCCTGCTGAAGAGTATCACCAGAATTTTGAAAAACGCAATCCTACTAATCCTTATGTAAAGAATGTATCGATTCCTAGACTGCAGCGCTTTCAAAGAAAATATCCAGAACTACTTAAAAAAAAACATAGTTAA
- a CDS encoding DUF2795 domain-containing protein, with translation MYWTLELASYLSDAPWPATKDELIDYAIRTGAPLEVVENLQSLEDEGDMYESIEEIWPDYPTEEDYLWNEDEY, from the coding sequence ATGTATTGGACTTTAGAATTGGCATCCTATCTGAGCGATGCTCCGTGGCCAGCAACTAAGGATGAACTCATCGATTACGCCATTAGAACAGGTGCACCATTAGAAGTGGTAGAGAATCTGCAATCTTTGGAAGATGAAGGCGATATGTATGAATCTATCGAAGAAATTTGGCCTGATTATCCTACAGAGGAGGATTACCTCTGGAATGAAGACGAATATTAA
- a CDS encoding RNA polymerase sigma factor, whose amino-acid sequence MFQTDLIKKCKQNDRKAQMELYTQYCDAMYSVALRYVKNEDDAEDVVQEAFIKAFRKLDQYRAEVAFGAWLKRIVINKSIDFLKTREDDLVAMNESYLRISSEDEDWSLDEGIAAQEVKRVIEQLPVKYGNVLKLFLIEGYDHAEIAEIMDVTETVSRTLLFRGKNKVKEVLKSRKNVTRS is encoded by the coding sequence ATGTTTCAAACCGACCTGATCAAAAAATGTAAACAAAACGACCGTAAAGCTCAAATGGAGTTGTACACGCAGTATTGTGATGCCATGTATTCTGTTGCCTTACGTTACGTAAAAAATGAAGATGATGCGGAAGATGTAGTTCAAGAAGCATTTATCAAGGCGTTTAGAAAATTAGATCAATATAGGGCCGAAGTGGCTTTTGGTGCATGGCTTAAGCGTATTGTCATTAATAAGAGTATTGATTTCTTAAAGACTAGAGAAGATGATTTGGTAGCTATGAATGAGAGTTATCTACGCATTTCATCGGAAGATGAGGATTGGTCTTTAGATGAAGGGATAGCCGCTCAAGAAGTGAAAAGGGTAATTGAACAATTGCCGGTAAAATATGGGAATGTGCTAAAACTATTTCTGATTGAGGGATATGATCATGCAGAAATTGCAGAAATTATGGATGTTACTGAAACAGTGTCACGTACACTTTTATTTCGAGGAAAAAACAAAGTAAAGGAAGTTTTAAAAAGCAGAAAAAATGTCACAAGATCTTAG
- a CDS encoding cob(I)yrinic acid a,c-diamide adenosyltransferase → MKIYTKTGDKGTTALFGGTRVPKHHMRIDAYGTVDELNSWIGLLRDQPVSEETKELLIHIQDRLFTLGAILATDPEKALLKSGKERLNIPKITEENITRLENSIDIMNEELPPMTHFILPGGHVSVSYCHISRTVCRRAERLSSLLFENEPFDEFVLKYLNRLSDYLFVLARKLSLDLQAEEIKWAPEKK, encoded by the coding sequence GTGAAAATTTATACTAAGACCGGAGACAAAGGCACTACCGCCCTATTTGGCGGGACTCGAGTACCTAAACATCATATGCGCATTGATGCCTATGGAACCGTAGATGAACTTAATTCATGGATTGGATTATTAAGGGACCAGCCTGTTTCTGAAGAAACAAAAGAGTTATTAATTCACATACAAGACAGACTATTTACCTTAGGTGCAATCCTTGCCACCGATCCTGAAAAAGCACTTTTAAAAAGTGGAAAAGAGCGATTGAACATTCCGAAAATAACAGAAGAAAATATTACAAGGCTTGAAAATTCAATTGACATAATGAATGAGGAACTTCCTCCAATGACCCATTTCATTCTACCAGGCGGACATGTCAGCGTGTCATATTGTCACATATCAAGAACTGTATGTCGAAGAGCAGAACGATTATCCAGCTTACTGTTTGAAAATGAACCTTTTGACGAATTTGTATTAAAATACCTCAACCGCCTCTCTGATTATCTATTTGTGTTGGCACGAAAGTTGTCTCTTGACCTTCAAGCGGAAGAAATTAAGTGGGCTCCTGAGAAAAAGTAA